A window of Gloeocapsa sp. PCC 7428 contains these coding sequences:
- a CDS encoding CusA/CzcA family heavy metal efflux RND transporter, which yields MLNAILKWSIVQRWLVVLGAIIVTVLGIYNLTQMPLDVFPNFAPPQVEIQTEAPGLAPEEVESLITLPVESAINGTPGVETVRSSSAVGISVVKVIFSWGTDIYQARQLVTERLQQAQSKLPQGIEPPQISPISSPIGTVLQYAFTAETTPLMEVRRLVDRDITNRLLAVPGISQVIAYGGDVRQYQVLVDPAKLKAFNVTLADVTDAAAAANTNAAGGFLVSPDQELLIRGIGRISTIEDLQRSVVTARNGTPVLLGDVADVQIGAALQRGDGSLNGQRAVVVMINKQPQADTPTVTQAIEAAMAELQTSLPSDVKFTVTFRQQNFIDDAIENVQSSLRDGIIIVSIILLLFLMNWRTAMITLSAIPLSVLIGMIILNLFGQAINTMTLGGLVVAIGSVVDDSIVDMENAYRGLRKNQLAGTPVHPFQVVYDTSVEVRVSVLFSTVIIAVIFAPIFTLTGVEGRIFAPMGVAYLVSIFASTLVAMTLSPALCAILLTKQQLPEDDTWVSRFSQRLYRPLLKFSINFPSVILVSAVAVFIASLIILTSLGRVFLPEFQERSLVNAMLLYPGTSLEATNQAGLAIQDALKDDPRFESVQLRAGRAPGDADAGGVNLGHVDIEISDEGMKDRETTVEKVRAEFAKLPGVAPSIGGFISHRMDEVLSGVRSAIAVKIFGPELDELRSIGAEVQTAMSNIAGVVDLQLEPQVPVKQVQIQFDRATAARYGLTVGNLSEMIETALNGKVVSQVLQEQQLFDLLVWLQADSRNNLDTIRNLLVDTPEGQKIPLAQLAQVNYGTGPNTINRENVSRLIVVSANVAGRDLGSVIEDIQANIKQQVQLPSSYFIQYGGQFESEQRASQNLLVFGTVALIIIAVLMYFAVKSIPAMLMIMVNLPLALVGGIFSVALGGGILSVASMVGFITLFGVATRNGLLLVENYNAKLAQGMQIKKVLLEGSTERLAAILMTAFTSALGMVPLVIGSGAGKEILQPLAVVVLGGLFTSTALTLLVLPALYSQFSRLLVPKQIKQTIQTEGFNAQSVTHHQQI from the coding sequence ATGCTCAATGCCATTCTCAAGTGGTCAATTGTTCAACGTTGGCTGGTTGTGCTGGGAGCAATTATCGTGACGGTGTTGGGAATTTATAACCTAACACAAATGCCGTTGGATGTTTTTCCTAACTTTGCACCACCCCAGGTTGAAATTCAGACTGAAGCACCAGGGCTAGCTCCTGAGGAAGTTGAATCCTTAATTACATTACCCGTCGAAAGTGCAATCAATGGTACTCCTGGAGTTGAAACGGTTCGTTCTTCCTCCGCAGTAGGCATCTCTGTAGTCAAAGTCATTTTTAGCTGGGGAACCGATATTTATCAAGCACGTCAGCTTGTGACTGAGCGATTGCAACAAGCTCAGAGTAAGTTACCGCAAGGTATTGAACCACCCCAAATTTCTCCGATTAGCTCGCCCATTGGCACAGTCCTTCAGTATGCTTTTACTGCTGAAACTACACCATTGATGGAAGTAAGGCGATTAGTTGATCGCGATATTACAAATCGATTATTAGCAGTTCCAGGTATTTCTCAAGTGATCGCGTATGGCGGAGATGTTCGTCAGTATCAAGTTTTGGTTGACCCTGCTAAATTAAAAGCTTTTAATGTCACTTTAGCTGACGTTACAGATGCGGCAGCAGCAGCGAATACAAATGCCGCAGGAGGATTTCTCGTCAGTCCCGACCAGGAATTATTAATTAGGGGTATTGGTCGAATTTCTACAATCGAAGACTTGCAGCGATCGGTAGTTACTGCTCGCAACGGTACGCCAGTCTTGTTAGGTGATGTGGCTGACGTGCAAATTGGTGCCGCCTTGCAGCGCGGTGATGGTAGTTTGAACGGTCAGCGGGCAGTTGTTGTGATGATTAATAAACAACCCCAAGCTGATACCCCAACTGTCACGCAGGCAATTGAAGCCGCAATGGCAGAACTTCAAACCAGCTTACCATCAGATGTCAAGTTTACGGTTACTTTCCGGCAACAAAATTTTATTGATGATGCGATTGAAAACGTTCAAAGTTCTTTGCGAGATGGAATCATCATTGTTTCCATTATCCTGCTGCTATTTTTGATGAATTGGCGCACTGCCATGATCACGCTTAGCGCTATTCCACTCTCGGTGCTGATCGGGATGATCATCCTCAACTTGTTTGGTCAAGCCATCAACACAATGACGTTGGGAGGATTAGTCGTAGCAATTGGCTCAGTGGTAGATGACTCAATTGTAGATATGGAAAATGCTTACCGAGGGTTACGGAAAAATCAACTAGCAGGAACTCCTGTTCATCCGTTTCAGGTTGTTTATGACACTTCAGTAGAAGTACGTGTCAGCGTACTGTTTTCTACGGTAATCATTGCCGTGATATTTGCGCCAATTTTTACTCTTACAGGAGTCGAAGGTCGGATTTTTGCGCCGATGGGTGTGGCGTATTTAGTGTCGATTTTTGCTTCTACATTAGTAGCAATGACACTTTCACCAGCCTTGTGTGCCATTTTGTTAACTAAGCAGCAATTACCGGAGGATGACACCTGGGTTTCGCGCTTTTCCCAAAGATTGTATCGTCCACTTTTGAAGTTTTCGATAAATTTTCCTAGTGTTATTTTGGTTAGCGCAGTTGCGGTGTTTATTGCTTCTTTAATTATTTTAACGTCCTTGGGACGGGTATTTTTACCAGAATTTCAGGAGCGATCGCTTGTTAATGCCATGTTGCTTTATCCTGGCACTTCTTTAGAAGCTACCAATCAAGCAGGTTTAGCAATTCAAGATGCGCTTAAAGATGACCCGCGATTTGAATCAGTGCAGTTACGCGCTGGACGCGCCCCAGGAGATGCTGATGCAGGTGGTGTCAACTTAGGACACGTTGATATTGAAATCAGCGACGAAGGAATGAAAGATCGGGAAACGACGGTTGAGAAGGTAAGAGCAGAATTTGCGAAATTACCTGGAGTTGCACCGAGTATTGGAGGTTTTATTTCGCACCGCATGGATGAGGTATTATCTGGGGTAAGAAGTGCGATCGCAGTCAAAATCTTTGGTCCGGAACTCGATGAATTACGTAGCATTGGCGCTGAAGTGCAAACAGCGATGAGCAACATTGCAGGTGTTGTCGATTTGCAGTTAGAGCCGCAAGTTCCTGTTAAACAAGTACAAATTCAATTTGACCGTGCTACTGCTGCGCGCTATGGTCTTACTGTTGGCAATCTTTCAGAAATGATTGAAACCGCCTTGAATGGTAAAGTTGTTTCTCAAGTATTGCAAGAACAACAACTGTTCGATCTGTTGGTGTGGCTGCAAGCCGATTCGCGTAACAACCTAGATACGATTCGTAACTTACTTGTAGATACTCCCGAAGGGCAAAAAATTCCTCTCGCTCAATTAGCTCAAGTTAACTATGGCACTGGTCCAAATACAATCAATCGAGAAAATGTTTCGCGCTTAATCGTTGTTTCTGCCAACGTAGCTGGGCGAGATTTAGGTTCGGTTATTGAAGATATTCAAGCAAACATCAAACAACAAGTACAACTACCGTCGAGCTACTTTATCCAGTACGGTGGTCAATTTGAATCCGAACAGCGAGCCAGCCAAAACTTACTTGTCTTTGGCACGGTTGCTCTTATTATCATAGCTGTTCTTATGTACTTTGCTGTCAAATCAATACCAGCTATGTTAATGATTATGGTTAATTTACCTCTAGCTTTAGTTGGGGGCATTTTCTCCGTTGCTCTGGGTGGTGGAATCCTCTCTGTAGCATCAATGGTAGGGTTCATTACTCTTTTTGGAGTAGCGACACGTAATGGGCTATTACTAGTAGAAAATTACAACGCTAAGTTGGCACAAGGAATGCAAATAAAAAAAGTGTTACTTGAAGGGTCAACCGAGCGCTTAGCCGCAATTTTGATGACTGCTTTTACCTCAGCTTTAGGTATGGTTCCACTTGTTATAGGTAGCGGGGCTGGTAAAGAAATTTTACAACCTTTGGCTGTTGTTGTCTTGGGCGGATTGTTTACTTCTACTGCATTAACTTTACTAGTTTTACCGGCTTTGTATTCTCAATTTAGTAGACTTTTGGTTCCGAAGCAAATAAAGCAAACAATTCAAACTGAAGGCTTTAACGCACAAAGTGTAACACATCACCAACAAATTTAA
- a CDS encoding DUF305 domain-containing protein, which produces MKFTQSISLKTGLLALTFAAIASTGGLLASCANTTQSQVPNTSATDAGSTTSQNQPSPNTMTDTGGMQGMDHSSMNHNMAMDLGPADANYDLRFIDAMRLHHRGAIAMAQEAQQKSQRPEIRKLAENIIQAQSREENELLRQWRQDWYPNAPQEFVAYGSESKPLVPMSEQQQQSMTMLEDLGPADAEFDLRFMNAMIAHHEGALMMAQDALAKSQHPEIKKLAQEIIDSQQAEIAQMKQWQQAWYKQ; this is translated from the coding sequence ATGAAGTTTACACAAAGTATTTCTTTGAAAACAGGGTTATTAGCATTGACCTTCGCAGCGATCGCCTCCACAGGCGGATTACTTGCATCTTGTGCAAACACGACTCAAAGCCAAGTCCCTAATACATCTGCAACTGACGCAGGTTCAACTACTTCTCAGAACCAACCATCGCCAAACACCATGACGGATACAGGTGGTATGCAGGGCATGGATCACAGTAGCATGAACCATAACATGGCTATGGACTTAGGTCCTGCTGATGCCAATTATGACTTGCGGTTTATTGACGCAATGCGACTACATCATCGCGGCGCGATCGCCATGGCTCAAGAAGCTCAACAAAAATCGCAACGCCCAGAAATTAGAAAACTAGCAGAAAATATTATTCAAGCTCAAAGTAGAGAGGAAAATGAGCTGTTGCGGCAGTGGCGACAAGACTGGTATCCCAATGCTCCTCAAGAATTTGTAGCTTACGGTAGTGAGAGCAAACCACTGGTACCGATGTCGGAACAACAACAGCAAAGCATGACGATGCTTGAAGACTTAGGACCTGCTGATGCTGAGTTTGACTTGCGGTTTATGAATGCAATGATTGCCCACCATGAGGGTGCTTTGATGATGGCACAAGATGCTTTAGCAAAATCCCAGCATCCGGAAATTAAGAAATTGGCTCAAGAAATTATTGATTCGCAGCAAGCGGAGATTGCTCAAATGAAGCAGTGGCAACAAGCTTGGTACAAACAGTAA
- a CDS encoding multicopper oxidase family protein produces MKIHRRQFFTLSAATVGAILVSRWVNQRNQNPLQSAISTERYANALPQLHKSKDGLLELDLDASYRPVQLGNRQAYLLSYNGQVPGPRLEVKPGDTIRIHLTNKLSQPTNLHYHGLHVTPQGNADNVFLNIPSQERLTYEFFLPRDHPAGTFWYHPHLHGSVAEQVFGGLAGLFIVRGELDEIPEIQAAQEEFLVLQDFDLDTNGRIITPNPMAMMMGREGQLVTVNGQVNPSLKIASGGLLRLRLLNASPSRFYRLALENHPLYLIATDGGALSEPVEVADLLLSPGERAEVLVKGDSPSERLRQRQPGQYRLLNLPYNRGGMSMMGQGMSEMMGRGMRHDMGTQSQAPQPLATLTYHDSVTSVPLPQKLISVDSLPKPVLTRRIELSMAMGMGRGMTFLFNGKAYDPKRIDTEVQLGTTEEWELVNVDPDRMDHPFHLHINPFQVISRNGQPEPYQAWKDTVLVQGGETVRIRIPFRDFAGKTVYHCHILDHEDLGMMGNLEIRS; encoded by the coding sequence ATGAAAATTCATCGTCGTCAATTTTTTACGCTCAGTGCTGCCACTGTAGGAGCAATTCTTGTTAGTCGTTGGGTAAATCAACGAAATCAAAATCCGCTGCAATCGGCGATTTCTACGGAACGTTACGCGAACGCGCTCCCACAACTGCACAAAAGTAAGGATGGTTTGCTTGAACTCGATCTGGACGCGAGTTATCGTCCGGTTCAATTAGGTAATCGACAAGCTTATCTTTTAAGCTACAACGGACAAGTTCCAGGTCCGCGACTGGAGGTCAAGCCAGGAGATACTATCCGCATTCACCTTACCAACAAACTTTCGCAACCTACAAACTTGCACTACCATGGATTGCACGTTACACCGCAGGGGAATGCTGACAACGTTTTCCTCAATATTCCATCACAAGAGCGCCTGACTTATGAATTTTTCCTGCCTCGTGACCATCCGGCAGGTACTTTCTGGTATCATCCCCACCTCCACGGCTCAGTGGCAGAGCAAGTGTTCGGCGGACTTGCAGGTCTTTTTATTGTACGCGGGGAACTAGATGAGATTCCAGAAATACAAGCAGCACAAGAAGAGTTCCTTGTTTTGCAGGATTTTGACCTTGACACCAATGGTCGCATCATTACCCCGAATCCTATGGCAATGATGATGGGACGTGAGGGACAACTCGTGACGGTAAACGGGCAAGTCAATCCTAGTCTAAAAATTGCTTCTGGTGGATTGCTACGCTTGCGCCTCCTTAATGCTTCCCCATCCCGCTTTTATCGATTAGCACTTGAAAATCATCCTCTCTATTTAATCGCCACAGATGGCGGTGCTCTAAGCGAGCCAGTCGAAGTCGCCGATTTACTGTTATCTCCTGGAGAACGGGCGGAAGTACTCGTCAAAGGCGATTCTCCTTCGGAAAGGCTTCGCCAACGCCAACCAGGACAATACCGCTTGCTTAATTTGCCTTATAACCGAGGCGGTATGAGCATGATGGGGCAAGGTATGAGTGAGATGATGGGGCGTGGAATGCGTCATGATATGGGAACTCAATCCCAAGCTCCACAACCTTTAGCAACTCTTACCTATCACGATTCCGTTACTTCTGTGCCACTACCGCAAAAGTTAATTAGTGTTGATTCTTTACCAAAGCCTGTACTCACCCGTCGAATTGAACTCTCAATGGCAATGGGAATGGGTAGAGGTATGACATTTCTCTTCAATGGTAAAGCTTACGATCCTAAGCGAATTGATACTGAAGTGCAATTGGGCACAACTGAGGAATGGGAATTAGTAAATGTTGACCCAGACCGCATGGATCACCCTTTTCATCTCCATATCAATCCATTTCAAGTCATTTCTCGCAATGGTCAACCTGAGCCTTATCAAGCTTGGAAAGATACAGTTCTAGTGCAGGGCGGTGAAACTGTCCGAATTCGCATTCCTTTCCGCGATTTTGCAGGTAAAACTGTGTACCACTGCCATATTCTCGACCACGAAGACTTGGGAATGATGGGGAATTTAGAGATTCGTAGTTGA
- a CDS encoding efflux RND transporter periplasmic adaptor subunit — protein sequence MQYVSHHAKQCTASRCVAGAMFSLLILATPNKVLAHGGHGNEFQGGANQAADAIQVDATTAKRLGIKVEPVTRQPIAVGIKTTGQIETLPNQQVEVTAPLNSTVVKLLANPGDSVRKGQAVAVISSPELVQLRVESQEKQAEGLADLQQAQADLSLARQNYQRYLQIATDETAQARSQVAFAQEKYNRDRELAAAGALPRRNALESQTQLAQAQAELTKAASRRDVLEAEAQLKRAQSAVEVAQSRINLSNANYQTRLQQLGTRADARGLVTVTAPISGTVTDREASLGQSFQDAGGKLMTIVNDNRVFATANIYEKDLAQVKTGQRVNIKVASLPNRTFSGRITRIGSVVEGETRVVPVQAEVDNLNGQLKPGMFAELEVLTDQTSAETIAIPSSAVVDANGKQLVYVQNGNAYIAAEVTLGETFGDLVEVKSGLFEGDLIVTVRSPQLYAQSLRGGSTTQEGEQQQAPIPATPTSNSIPLPWWVVGAIGGTAIGAGAFVAGTLWSNRRNQRHLSGAYVGVPNDGFVTSSEVASGESSHHEPEIYEAPIWVENNNHQPTPKVSQLESGTKKYSDS from the coding sequence ATGCAGTACGTCTCCCATCATGCCAAACAATGTACAGCAAGCCGCTGTGTTGCTGGAGCAATGTTCAGTTTGTTGATCTTAGCTACTCCTAACAAAGTTTTAGCTCATGGCGGACATGGAAATGAGTTTCAAGGCGGAGCAAATCAGGCTGCTGACGCAATTCAAGTTGATGCCACAACTGCTAAACGACTAGGAATAAAAGTTGAGCCAGTGACTCGTCAGCCAATAGCTGTAGGAATTAAAACTACAGGTCAAATTGAAACATTACCGAATCAACAAGTTGAGGTAACGGCTCCTTTAAATAGCACGGTAGTCAAATTACTCGCTAACCCTGGAGACAGTGTAAGAAAAGGACAAGCGGTGGCGGTTATTTCCAGTCCTGAATTAGTTCAATTAAGAGTTGAGTCGCAGGAAAAGCAAGCAGAAGGACTGGCAGATCTACAACAGGCACAAGCCGATTTAAGCCTAGCTCGTCAGAACTATCAACGATATTTGCAGATCGCAACAGATGAAACCGCACAAGCACGCAGCCAAGTGGCATTTGCACAAGAAAAGTATAACCGCGATCGCGAACTAGCAGCAGCAGGCGCACTACCGCGTCGCAATGCCTTAGAATCACAAACTCAACTGGCACAAGCTCAAGCCGAACTCACTAAAGCTGCGAGTCGCCGAGATGTACTAGAAGCAGAAGCACAACTCAAACGCGCACAATCAGCTGTTGAGGTAGCTCAATCTCGAATTAACCTCAGTAATGCTAATTACCAAACTCGGCTGCAACAACTGGGAACTCGTGCTGATGCTAGAGGATTAGTAACTGTCACTGCACCCATATCTGGTACAGTTACTGACCGAGAAGCTAGCCTCGGTCAATCATTCCAAGATGCTGGTGGTAAGCTGATGACGATAGTTAATGATAATCGCGTGTTTGCCACAGCAAATATCTACGAAAAAGATTTAGCTCAAGTTAAGACAGGTCAACGTGTAAACATTAAGGTAGCTTCACTCCCAAATCGCACCTTCAGCGGACGAATTACGCGAATTGGCTCGGTAGTAGAAGGAGAAACGCGGGTAGTGCCAGTACAGGCGGAAGTAGATAACCTGAATGGACAACTCAAACCTGGGATGTTTGCAGAATTAGAGGTATTAACTGACCAAACGTCAGCAGAGACAATCGCCATTCCGAGTTCAGCAGTGGTAGACGCAAATGGCAAACAATTGGTTTACGTGCAAAATGGCAATGCTTATATAGCGGCAGAAGTTACTCTAGGTGAAACCTTTGGAGATTTGGTTGAGGTCAAGAGTGGTCTATTCGAGGGAGATTTGATTGTTACTGTGCGATCGCCGCAACTTTACGCGCAATCTTTACGTGGTGGTAGTACAACTCAGGAAGGGGAACAACAGCAAGCACCTATACCCGCAACGCCAACTAGCAACAGTATTCCGTTACCTTGGTGGGTGGTGGGAGCCATCGGAGGAACTGCAATTGGGGCTGGAGCATTTGTGGCAGGTACTCTGTGGTCTAATCGCCGTAACCAACGCCATTTGAGTGGAGCATATGTAGGAGTACCAAATGATGGCTTCGTTACTTCATCAGAAGTTGCTTCGGGGGAGAGTAGTCACCATGAGCCTGAAATCTACGAAGCTCCTATATGGGTAGAAAATAACAATCACCAACCGACACCTAAAGTAAGTCAACTCGAATCCGGCACTAAAAAATATTCTGACTCCTGA
- a CDS encoding DUF305 domain-containing protein, whose amino-acid sequence MPVKSDAPAPRNRLTILEIRLLRDLIDGHNFAVQMAQVCVQKVSRPQLKSLCEQVISTQQQEIQTMRSWLFNWYGVSYAPTANKFATNVVNELASLNGRQFEIVFMKTLASHHWGAIEFAGEIIDRAYHHQFVDLAADVVTAQVSEINQLQNMLLNVYGVEYNGAAAAGSASVDPEPGLLDPGAPRR is encoded by the coding sequence ATGCCTGTTAAATCAGACGCGCCTGCACCAAGAAATAGGCTAACAATATTAGAGATTCGTCTTCTACGAGATTTAATTGACGGTCATAATTTTGCAGTCCAAATGGCACAAGTTTGCGTACAGAAAGTCAGTCGTCCGCAACTAAAGTCTCTCTGCGAACAGGTAATTTCAACTCAGCAACAAGAGATACAAACTATGCGATCGTGGCTTTTTAATTGGTATGGCGTTAGCTATGCGCCGACAGCTAATAAATTTGCTACGAACGTAGTCAACGAACTTGCATCATTAAATGGCAGGCAATTTGAAATTGTCTTTATGAAGACATTAGCGTCACATCATTGGGGTGCTATCGAGTTTGCAGGAGAAATTATTGACCGTGCTTACCATCACCAATTTGTAGATCTTGCCGCAGATGTTGTTACTGCACAAGTAAGTGAGATTAATCAGCTACAAAATATGCTTCTGAATGTTTATGGTGTTGAATACAATGGTGCTGCTGCTGCTGGTTCGGCATCTGTTGATCCTGAACCTGGATTACTCGATCCAGGAGCACCTCGCCGATAA
- a CDS encoding iron uptake porin gives MEKAYINLGIFCVIGALAPILPAFATNDLGGQVAQASTLMAQSDTIYHTKVYSFSENLVAQKAPITSVSQLSDVQPSDWAFQALRTLVERYSCLAGYSDNLFRGDRVLNRYEFAASLDTCLKRVNKQIATAKAELFPEEDLATLQKLQEDFADELTVLGNRVDALEVATAELKADQFSTTTKLNGEVIFALSTASRNNKAIPSNVSTSSVSDVDSNLSFSQRAILNLETSFTGQDALIVSVYGNNFPDFLDVTGSKMARLVYEQDTGGSTENDFGLFYLSYQFPIGERLNVLVEPYGGVLSDFVDTINPFLGSAGDGSISAFSNRNPIYWQSSFGAGVGVTYNFSNTASLSLGYLATEASNPNSGLTGGSYGAIAQLTLRPVEAINLGLTYVRSFNGFSNVGVGSIYANDPFDGADNIANSYGFEASFQISPQMAVGGWVGYVQTEAISGANEGANATILNYAITLAFPDLFQEGNLAGIVLGIPPKVTSNEINLREDKDTSLHLEAFYRFQLTKNIGITPGILVITNPEHNKANNTIYIGTLRTTFSF, from the coding sequence GTGGAAAAAGCTTATATAAACTTGGGGATATTTTGCGTAATTGGAGCGCTTGCCCCAATTCTACCTGCGTTTGCAACAAACGATCTGGGTGGACAAGTCGCACAAGCTTCTACTTTAATGGCTCAATCCGACACTATTTACCATACTAAAGTTTATAGCTTTTCTGAGAATTTAGTAGCTCAAAAAGCTCCCATCACTTCAGTCTCGCAACTATCTGACGTACAGCCAAGTGACTGGGCATTCCAAGCTTTGCGAACATTAGTCGAACGGTATAGTTGTCTTGCAGGGTATTCAGATAATCTATTTCGTGGTGATCGCGTATTAAACAGATATGAGTTTGCTGCTAGTTTAGATACTTGTTTAAAACGAGTCAATAAACAGATTGCAACTGCAAAAGCCGAGCTATTTCCTGAAGAAGATCTAGCCACTTTACAAAAGTTACAAGAAGATTTTGCAGATGAACTTACTGTTTTAGGGAATCGAGTAGATGCACTAGAAGTAGCTACAGCAGAATTGAAAGCAGATCAATTTTCTACTACAACTAAGCTTAATGGAGAAGTTATATTTGCTCTTAGTACAGCGTCTAGAAATAACAAAGCTATTCCTTCTAATGTCTCAACTAGTTCAGTTAGCGATGTTGATAGTAACCTCTCGTTTAGCCAACGAGCAATTTTGAATCTTGAAACTAGTTTTACTGGACAAGACGCACTCATTGTTTCAGTTTACGGCAATAATTTTCCAGATTTTCTTGACGTTACTGGAAGCAAAATGGCACGACTGGTTTACGAGCAAGATACTGGTGGATCTACCGAAAATGATTTTGGGTTGTTTTATCTTTCCTATCAATTTCCTATTGGAGAACGCTTAAATGTTTTGGTTGAGCCATACGGTGGAGTTTTAAGTGATTTTGTAGATACAATAAATCCTTTTTTAGGAAGTGCAGGAGATGGTTCAATCTCTGCTTTCAGCAACCGCAACCCCATTTACTGGCAAAGTAGTTTTGGTGCAGGAGTTGGCGTAACATATAATTTTAGTAACACGGCTAGTTTATCACTAGGCTATCTTGCTACCGAAGCTAGCAATCCTAACTCCGGGCTAACTGGCGGCTCTTATGGGGCGATCGCTCAGCTAACCTTGCGACCAGTTGAAGCTATCAATTTAGGTTTAACTTATGTGCGCTCTTTCAACGGTTTCAGTAATGTAGGAGTTGGAAGCATATACGCTAACGATCCTTTTGATGGAGCAGACAATATAGCTAATTCTTATGGTTTTGAAGCAAGCTTTCAGATTAGTCCTCAGATGGCAGTCGGTGGATGGGTTGGTTATGTTCAAACTGAAGCTATTTCAGGAGCTAACGAAGGAGCCAATGCAACTATATTGAACTATGCTATTACTTTAGCTTTTCCAGACCTTTTTCAAGAAGGTAACTTAGCAGGAATTGTTCTTGGTATACCACCCAAAGTCACAAGTAATGAAATTAATTTACGTGAAGATAAAGATACATCTTTGCATCTAGAAGCTTTTTACCGGTTTCAACTCACTAAAAATATTGGAATCACTCCAGGTATACTAGTTATCACTAATCCAGAACATAACAAAGCTAATAATACTATTTATATAGGAACACTCCGAACTACTTTTTCCTTTTAA
- the lnt gene encoding apolipoprotein N-acyltransferase, translating into MLASGFLALASGMLMGLTVAPVEAWFLAWIALVPLWVLVASPAQRKTKLLSATLWGIGYHGVALSWITGVHPMMWMGVPWLASIAIALFCWAAITLWGAVLVTIWAVCMTVLSQSVGTFSRTLVGVALWCGLESLWSLGPLYWTSLSYTQSPHNLVILHLGQISGSLTVTAAIVAVNGLLAEAWMKYEGSVVKDQRAAIKVFARSCILFVILHLIGFSLYSRPLIQPPETALRVGIIQGNIPNTIKLYPEGLRRALADYTEGYITLVERGVEAVLTPEGALPFMWSEVLRTSFYSAVQEKGVTAWIGTFGEQGQSYTNSIFTLTEKGEFSRYDKVKLVPIGEYIPFEQVLGGLIQRLSPLEAKLVPGLPDQVFDTPFGRAITAICYSSAFPEQLRYQAAAGGQFILSAANNAHYSPSMPAQHHAQDTMRAIETDRWAVRATNTGYSGIIDPHGRTLWISGLNTYELHAETVYRRITQTLYVRWGDWLTPLLLGLAVISKSISSLAK; encoded by the coding sequence ATGCTTGCCTCTGGTTTTCTTGCTTTAGCTAGCGGTATGCTAATGGGGCTAACTGTTGCCCCTGTTGAAGCATGGTTTTTAGCATGGATCGCATTAGTACCTTTATGGGTATTAGTAGCATCTCCCGCACAACGAAAAACTAAATTACTCTCAGCTACACTGTGGGGAATTGGCTATCACGGTGTTGCTTTGTCTTGGATTACTGGTGTTCACCCTATGATGTGGATGGGAGTACCGTGGCTTGCGAGTATTGCGATCGCACTATTTTGCTGGGCTGCTATTACACTTTGGGGTGCAGTCTTAGTAACAATTTGGGCAGTTTGTATGACTGTTCTGAGTCAAAGTGTAGGAACTTTCAGCCGCACTCTTGTTGGCGTTGCATTGTGGTGTGGTTTAGAAAGTTTATGGAGTTTAGGTCCTTTATATTGGACTTCACTTTCCTACACTCAGAGTCCTCATAACTTAGTTATTCTCCATCTAGGACAAATTTCCGGTTCTCTCACAGTCACAGCCGCAATTGTTGCAGTTAATGGCTTACTAGCTGAAGCATGGATGAAATATGAGGGGTCAGTGGTCAAGGATCAGAGGGCTGCAATAAAGGTCTTTGCCAGAAGCTGCATACTTTTTGTTATATTACATCTTATTGGGTTTAGTTTATATAGTCGCCCATTAATACAACCACCAGAGACTGCTTTAAGAGTAGGAATTATTCAAGGTAATATTCCCAATACAATCAAACTTTATCCTGAAGGATTGCGACGGGCGCTCGCCGATTACACTGAAGGATATATTACATTAGTCGAGCGAGGAGTTGAGGCAGTTCTGACACCCGAAGGGGCTTTACCTTTTATGTGGAGTGAGGTGCTGCGTACCTCTTTCTACTCTGCTGTACAAGAAAAAGGTGTCACCGCTTGGATTGGTACATTTGGCGAACAAGGACAAAGTTACACCAACAGCATATTTACTCTTACTGAAAAGGGCGAATTCAGTCGCTACGACAAAGTTAAATTAGTACCAATTGGTGAATATATTCCGTTTGAGCAAGTTTTAGGAGGATTAATTCAACGATTATCTCCATTAGAAGCCAAGCTAGTACCAGGTTTGCCAGATCAAGTATTTGACACACCTTTTGGACGTGCGATCACTGCAATTTGTTACAGTTCCGCGTTTCCTGAACAGTTACGTTATCAAGCTGCAGCAGGTGGACAATTTATCCTCAGCGCTGCGAATAACGCACATTACAGCCCTTCAATGCCAGCACAACACCATGCTCAAGATACCATGCGAGCAATAGAAACAGATCGTTGGGCAGTACGCGCAACAAACACAGGTTACTCAGGTATTATCGATCCGCACGGTAGAACATTGTGGATATCCGGCTTAAACACTTACGAGTTACACGCAGAAACAGTCTACCGACGTATTACGCAAACTTTATACGTCCGTTGGGGGGATTGGCTCACACCCTTACTACTAGGATTAGCCGTAATCTCTAAATCAATATCAAGTCTGGCTAAATAA